From one Nothobranchius furzeri strain GRZ-AD chromosome 2, NfurGRZ-RIMD1, whole genome shotgun sequence genomic stretch:
- the LOC107376801 gene encoding gastrula zinc finger protein XlCGF57.1, giving the protein MDGFHTSTLNQDVLKIIVIKEEPPEEQSADVDQQDPEHLHIKEEQEELETSLEGEQLHLKETDSSNFPFTVVSIKSEDEEEKPLFSPLHQQEMEDRDVPASSSALQMTAETGGGAETIRNPDLNHHGKTTDSSEFEVSGDDDEEDEDVNLDSELSDSGSETEDSDWSESSSSESDAETVNKSLSCPECGEEFLNKWSLQEHVRVTSHSAVRSSCCLVNKKCVGAKKHANPCQKVQTDLKPFSCDDCGKRCSTKSNLNRHMIVHTGEKSFACDLCGQRFSQKRSLNRHMIVHTGQKPFACDLCGQRFSRKTSLNRHMIVHTGQKPFPCELCGKRFSLKQKLSSHMSVHTGQKPFSCEHCGKSYNLKTSLSRHMRIHTGQNMQVHTGQKPFPCAFCGKRFNDEKSLNMHMRVHTGQKPFPCELCGKRFNYKTSLNIHMRVHTGQKPFSCELCEQKFCQKSHLNRHMSVHTGQKPFACDLCEQKFCQKYHLSRHMSVHTGQSPLTCEICKQIFNSKTTLISHMKVHKG; this is encoded by the coding sequence ATGTTCTAAAGATAATTGTGATTAAAGAAGAacctcctgaagaacagagtgctgatgtggaccagcaggacccggAGCACCTCCACATTAAAGAGGAACAGGAGGAACTCgagaccagtctggagggagagcagctGCATTTGAAGGAGACTGATTCCTCCAATTTCCCCTTCACTgtagtttctataaagagtgaagatgaggaagagaaacctctgttctCGCCGCTTCATCAGCAGGAAATGGAAGACAGAGATGTCCCAGCCAGCAGCTCAGCTCtccagatgacagcagaaactggtggaggagcagaaactatcaGGAACCCAGATCTTAACCATCATGGGAAGACAACTGATTCTTCAGAgtttgaagttagtggagatgatgatgaagaggatgaagatgtgaatctagactctgagttgtcagactctgggtctgaaactgaaGACAGTGACTGGAGTGAGAGCAGCTCTTCGGAGTCAGACGCTGAGACTGTCAACAAGTCCTTAAGCTGCCCTGAGTGTGGTGAAGAATTTCTCAACAAATGGTCTCTCCAGGAACAcgtgagagtgacaagtcattcagcagttAGGTCTTCATGCTGTTTGGTTAATAAGAAATGTGTCGGAGCGAAGAAACATGCAAACCCATGCCAGAAAGTCCAGACAGACCTAAAGCCATTTAGTTGTGACGACTGTGGAAAAAGATGTAGTACAAAATCAAATTTAAACCGACATATGATAGTCCATACGGGGGAGAAGTCTTTTGCTTGTgatctctgtggacaaagatttagccaaaagagaagtttaaacagacacatgatagTCCACACTGGCcaaaagccttttgcttgtgatctctgtggacaaagatttagtcgtaagacaagtttaaacagacacatgatagtccacacaggacagaagccttttccttgtgagctctgtggaaaaagatttagcctaaAGCAAAAATTAAGCAGTCATATGAGTGttcacactggacagaagccatTTTCTTGTGAGCACTGTGGAAAATCATACAACCTTAAGACAAGTTTAAGCagacacatgagaatccacactggACAAAACATgcaagtccacacaggacagaagccttttcctTGTGcgttctgtggaaaaagatttaacgATGAAAAGAGTTTAAAcatgcacatgagagtccacacaggacagaagccttttccttgtgagctctgtggaaaacgaTTTAACtataagacaagtttaaacattcacatgagagtccacacaggacagaagcctttttctTGTGAACTCTGTGAACAAAAATTTTGCCAAAAGTcccatttaaacagacacatgagtgtccacacaggacagaagccttttgcttgtgacctTTGTGAACAAAAATTTTGCCAAAAGTACCATTTAAGccgacacatgagtgtccacacgggACAGAGTCCTTTAACCTGTGAGATATGTAAACAAATATTTAACAGTAAGACAACTTTAATcagtcacatgaaagtccacaaagGGTAA